One segment of Candidatus Melainabacteria bacterium DNA contains the following:
- a CDS encoding 50S ribosomal protein L16, producing the protein MLLPKRTKFRKQHRGRMTGCETRGVEVQFGEYGLQVLEPAWITSRQIEAARKAMTRSVRRGGQLWIRVFPDKPCTKKPAETRMGSGKGNPEFWVAVVKPGRVMFEMAGVAQKDAHRALELAAQKLPIKCRIVERHIGG; encoded by the coding sequence ATGCTTTTGCCCAAACGTACAAAATTTCGTAAGCAGCATCGCGGTCGCATGACCGGTTGCGAAACACGCGGCGTTGAAGTGCAATTCGGCGAGTATGGTTTGCAAGTACTCGAGCCGGCTTGGATCACATCAAGACAGATCGAAGCAGCTCGTAAAGCCATGACCCGTTCGGTACGCCGTGGTGGACAGCTCTGGATACGAGTATTTCCAGACAAACCATGCACGAAGAAACCAGCCGAAACCCGTATGGGATCCGGAAAAGGTAACCCTGAATTCTGGGTAGCTGTGGTCAAGCCAGGTCGAGTCATGTTCGAAATGGCTGGAGTGGCTCAAAAAGATGCGCACCGTGCGCTCGAGTTGGCAGCTCAGAAGTTGCCTATCAAATGTCGCATCGTTGAGCGACACATCGGAGGCTAA
- a CDS encoding 30S ribosomal protein S17, with amino-acid sequence MPRKELVGKVVSNKMDKTVVVAVHNTSPHSKYEKQIVRTAKFKAHDAENKCQIGDDVRIQECRPLSREKRWLVVGVGEAAKLSTKEESKA; translated from the coding sequence ATGCCCAGGAAGGAATTAGTCGGAAAAGTAGTCTCCAATAAAATGGACAAGACTGTTGTTGTCGCAGTACACAACACATCTCCGCACTCCAAGTACGAAAAACAGATCGTCAGAACGGCTAAGTTCAAAGCTCACGATGCTGAGAACAAGTGCCAGATTGGCGATGACGTGCGTATTCAAGAATGCCGTCCACTTTCAAGAGAGAAGCGTTGGCTGGTTGTTGGAGTTGGCGAAGCTGCCAAACTCTCGACTAAAGAGGAGTCAAAGGCATGA
- the rpmC gene encoding 50S ribosomal protein L29, protein MKVKEVRELSHDELVARIADTRKQIVEMRFALAVRKLESPAKLRNARKSLARLLTIQSEKVRAEGAPEKAAKAEAPAAKSKKEKAQV, encoded by the coding sequence ATGAAAGTCAAAGAAGTTAGAGAATTAAGTCACGACGAGCTCGTTGCTCGCATCGCTGACACGCGCAAGCAGATCGTCGAAATGCGTTTTGCTCTCGCCGTAAGGAAGCTGGAAAGCCCAGCTAAGTTGCGTAATGCTCGCAAGAGCCTGGCGCGATTGTTGACCATTCAAAGCGAAAAGGTGCGCGCCGAAGGAGCTCCTGAAAAAGCTGCTAAAGCCGAAGCTCCTGCCGCTAAGAGTAAAAAGGAAAAGGCGCAAGTCTAG
- a CDS encoding 50S ribosomal protein L14: protein MIQVQTRLTCADNTGARELMCIRVLGGSNRRYASVGDVIVAAVKDALPNMPVKKSEVVRAVVVRVRNHVKRPDGSTIRFDDNAAVIVQKDGNPKGTRVFGPIARELRDKNFTKIISLAPEVL, encoded by the coding sequence ATGATCCAGGTACAAACACGTTTAACTTGCGCCGACAACACTGGCGCCCGCGAGCTTATGTGCATTCGCGTACTGGGCGGATCGAACCGTCGCTATGCCTCAGTCGGTGATGTCATCGTCGCGGCAGTGAAAGACGCGCTTCCAAATATGCCCGTCAAGAAATCAGAAGTTGTGCGTGCCGTGGTAGTGCGTGTACGCAATCACGTCAAACGCCCAGATGGCTCAACCATCCGCTTTGACGACAATGCTGCCGTTATCGTTCAGAAAGACGGCAACCCTAAAGGTACTCGTGTTTTCGGACCTATTGCTCGCGAATTGCGCGACAAGAACTTCACGAAAATCATTTCGCTCGCGCCGGAGGTCCTCTAA